ATCTTGAAGAATCAATCTGGTCATCCCAGGAGCAAAGAGGGAGACAAAGGTATGAAGTTAGATTTCTCCCTTTTGAGCTTACCTGCTTACCTGaacgctttctctctctctctctctctctctctctctctctctctctctctctctctctctctctcacacacacacacacacacacacacacacacacatacacaccccttgTTATGTGTTCAGTTTGGATAGAACAACTGTTAACCTAGAAGAGAAGATAGGTGACTCCCaagaggcagagctggggagagggaagctgAAACCTCCCTGCTACCTTTTCTAGACACACGTACAGGGAGGCAACCTTGGAGGGCTAGGTATATACTATAGATCATCTCAGCATGTCTGTTATGAAAGGGATTTTTCTGACCTTTGTCTATCAAGGAAAAGTGGATTTGTCCCTCAAAAAAATGTTTCATGGAATACAGTTGCTGTTTCCAGAAAATAACATTGACTGTGTTATTAGCAATCCCTGCTGACACTGAAGAGTATGGAGGGGGGTCCTGAAGCATTTACAGTAGGACTCCCTGAGAGATAAGCATCACTGTGTCTTTTGTGAGGAAATCAAAGGCACCCGTGAATGAAGAGAAATGGATCTTAACTCCACTAACCTGAAATTCTCAACTATCTATTATTCATTTCACTAAAAAACCACAGTATTTATGACATTTAAATGGATGCATCAAGTATGTGGCCCAGcaagtaaaaatggaaaaacttTGCTATATAGATTATGCTTACAATGAGctgatttctctttttaaataagatAAATCCAATTTGAAAGCCATGAAGTACAAAGGAATAAGtaccctctgtctctctgctgtgctcaAGGAGAGAGTCTGGACAGTCAAAGCTCTACACAGCCTTCTATCTCCCGGGTGAGAGATTCACTCgccccacagactcatgtttgCTGTGCTATAGAGAAAGCACTTGGGCATGTCTAATCACCTCTACATTGACAACCTCATTACCCCAAACCCTTATCCCCCTATATAAATGAGAAagccaggagatggctcaggggttgaaagcattggctattcttccagaggacccaggtataattcccaacacccacatggcagctcacaacggtctgtaattccaattccagaggttccaacaccctcacacagacatatgttcaggtaaaacaccaatgaacacaaaacaaaacaaaaacaaatgagaaagtcAAGGCTCCCAGAGCTAAGTACCTCACTGGTTACATGGTCAGTGGGTAGCAGGGTTCAGATGTCTATCCACTGTCTCCACCTTCTCTGCTTCACTCCTACCATCCTGCTGTCTGTATTTGGGAGACTTATAGATATTAAATAcatggcaactttttttttttaattcatcagGATGTGGAGTGCTAGTCTGGGTAGGAGAGCCAGTCACCCTGAGGACAGCTGAGACAATCACTGGAAAGTATGGAGTATGGATGAGAGACCCCAAGCCCACTCACCCCTACACCCAGGAGACCACTTGGAGGATTGATACGGTTGGCACAGGCATCCGCCAGGTGTTTGAGTACAGTCAGATAAGCCAGTTCGAGCAGGGCTATCCTTCAAAGGTCCATGTGCTCCCCCAGGCACTGGAAAGCACAGGTGCTGTGGTGTATGCAGGGAGCCTCTATTTCCAGGGTGCTGAGTCCAGAACTGTGCTCAGGTATGAACTGAACACAGAGAcagtgaaggcagagaaggaaattcCTGGAGCTGGCTACCATGGACAGTTCCCATACGCATGGGGTGGCTACACAGACATCGACTTAGCTGTGGATGAGAGCGGCCTCTGGGTCATCTATAGCACAGAGGAAACCAGAGGAGCCATAGTCCTCTCCAAATTGAACCCAGAGAACCTGGAACTTGAGAGTACCTGGGAGACCAACATCCGTAAGCAGTCTGTGGCTAATGCCTTTGTTATCTGTGGCATCTTGTACACGGTGAGCAGCTACTCTTCAGTCCATGCAACCATCAACTTTGCCTATGACACTAACACTGGGATCAGCAAGACCCTGACCATCCCATTCAAGAATCGCTACAAATACAGCAGCATGGTCGACTACAACCCCCTGGAGAGGAAACTCTTTGCCTGGGACAACTTCAACATGGTCACCTATGATATCAAGCTCTCAGAGATGTGAGGAGCCTCTATCCCTACCAGGGAAGGCAGAAAAAGGGGGGAAGTTCCAGGCTCCCAGGTGAAGCAGCTGCAAGAGGAGGCAGCCAGATGCTGGGGgcttcttctgcttctcaagATTTTGTTTGTCCAGGTCAATACCTCGGGGCTTGTACAGTTGCATATATTCTGCTCTCTTCTGTCAGCTTTCAAAGGGgtgttcatcttttaaaaatcatatagtGTAGCAGTCCAGAGAAAAACTAGAAGTGTTGTTTCCTCATGAAACCATTGCTTTTGCAAGCTGTATGGTTACCACAAGCCTTGAGAGGCAGCAACAGTTCTACCAAGAGGAGGGAGATAATGGGGAGGGGGTGACCACCACTCCTGTGGTTAGAACTGTTCCTGCAGTATTTACTCCAGTTTCTAAGGCTACAGATATAGCATTATTATATACATTAAACCCTTTGCCCTGTGAAATAAAGTTATCTTACACGACGTTACTGTCCTTGAGATCTGTGGAAATTTTTGCTCAAAAGCACAGATTCCAGAGTGTGCCTTGCCTCTGGGTTGATTAGTATGACTGCAAGATTTTATGGGCGTGTGTGCACAGATGTGGGGGTGTCTGTCTGCCCAAGTGGCTTGTCCCCATCTTTTCCTGCTTTGCCCATGATGGCCATAGGTCAACACTGGGCTGCATGGCTTCCCGCCTCCAACTAATTGTGTTCTTGCCTCTTTCTGAGCAATCTTGACATCTTTCCCTCAGCCTACCCACTTTTCTAGATTCATTTTAGGTTTATCTGTTGTTACAGATACCCTTTTTGGGGTCTCCTACaaatccctggctgtcctggaactcactctacagaacaggctggcctgcctccagggtgctggcaTGTAAAGATGTGCACTGTCACGTCTGGCCCAGGGACTATATTTTTAAGCCACATCTCTCACATGAGCAGACTTTATAGAACTTCTTTTTGCAATTGTAAAACTGGCGATAACACACACATAATGAAAAACCACCACTGTGACCATTTAAAAAGGACTGGACGTGCTATAGAGTGTGTGGCCAGAGGACAATGTATAAGGGAATCCGTTTCCACCACCTAAAATGTGGGACCTGGGATTGAACTTAAACTGTCAGCCTTAGTGGTAGGAGCTTTTACCAGCCGAGCCGTCACATGGTCATTTTGAGTGTGCATATAGGTGTCATTAAATGGTTTTGTGCCAGCCATCATCACATAGGAAGAACTCTTGTCTTGCCAAAACTAAAGCTGTCCACACAGAAAACAACTCTTGGCTTCCTGTGTGCGTGCAtcttgtgtgtgcctgtatgtgtctgtgtctgtgcaggtgtgggactcagaggacaacctgagaCATCGTTCTTCAGCCACCATGTCCCTTGGAGACCGGCTTCCTTACTAGCCTGGCACTTGCAGAGCTCCCATCTTCTCCCTCAGTGCCGGGAGCACCGGTACACACCACTATACTCAGCTTCTTAAATTCCCCATGGCTCCTGGGTGTCAAACTCAGTCTTCACATTTGCAAAGCAGACACTGCAGACCGTGCTATCACCCCAGAGCTTTTGAGGAACTGAGGTTAACTTCCTTCTCCATGCTGTGTAGTGGTAGTATATTTTATCTTGCCAGTTCAGTTTGGACTTTCTCCCACTGGGTGTCAATCAAGGCTTTCCATCTCACCCACATCCGGGTTGGACCTGCTCTCACCTCAGGGAGAATCCAGGTAGATACCCAGTGTCTGTTACTAACACTCACATCTTCGTTTCTGGTTCCACATCTGCCAACCTCCACAGCCTAGTGTCCGGATCTCTCAGGTACAGCATTTGAAAGATGGAAAAGGTAAGAAAGACTTTTACATCTCCATGACTCTCGGGGCATTTCAGGAGTGGTCCTGGGGCAAAGGAGTATTCATTCCCTTGGTTCTTTTGCTGCTGTCTCTACTGGGGATGAACTGTTTCTCCCAGGGGCCCAATGAACACCAGACCCAATGATTTCAGGTACCTGCGTAAGGTCTTTGTACACCACATTCACAGTCAGAATATAATTTCACGTATTTCAGTATGACTTCACTTTGATTGGCCCATCTCATAAGGATAGGTGAAGAAGTTCCTACTTTAGGCATTATGTAAATGCCCTCAAACTTTTGGATTTTGGAGCATTTCAAATTCAGTACTTTTTAGTTTATATTAAGACGTGAGTCAGGTAGTAACGGCtcccgcctttaatcccaactcttagggggcagaggcaggcagatctgaattggaggccatcctggtctacagtgagttccaggacagccagggctacacagagaaaccctgtcttgaagaaaatgaaacaaacaacaaaagactttaacacaggacttggaggaatACAATTCAGCTCACAGCAACTGGGCTTCAATCTAAACCCTTTCTCAGACCCCAAAGCCAGAAGTCAGAATGCACTGACTATTTTATCTGATCAAATCTGTAGAAGACTCACAGGAAGTCTCTTTAGGTGATGAGAGAAAGAACACCACACAGTCCAGAGGAAACCCAGTCAGACCAGCCCTACCCTGCCCAGGCTCCTTCTACCAGCTATCCCCTAGCTTTGGGGAAGAAGAGGGTGAAACCAGATGGTCCCCAGTTTCTGAACACTCTTTTAATTCTCATCCTGTTTGGTAGTCACAGTCAGAGTCCTTGTAGAGTGTAGAGTGTAGAATGTCATACAGGTGAAAGGCAAGAACAAGATAgagtgaggcctgtcattgaatgagaaggaaggatgggcaggagaaaagttttagacagaggaggagactggagtgaggtggGAGAAGCCGCTGGGAAAATATGGAGGCggacgttaagattcctctctgcacctttacaggttgttatgagtattcttaagggatggatgtgtatagggctttgtgtgtctaggtgggcaattatattttatcaattggttgtaagttaattgtgtggatgtattgtacattgagcatttaacacataaatctggttgttgggttccagtctgctgagtcatgatttcactgggtactgggagtgtgaacagagtttgtgacaggaagccatgctagtctgtagaatgcttggggctagcctGGTGTGGGGCCATGCTAGCATGGCCTGCAGACCGCCATGTGAGTCTCAGGCATGGTGACAACTGCAAGGGGATGGTGTGTGAAAATcgtaacagagaaacagctagagcatGTGGATCCTCTGGAGTGGGAACTCGCAGGAACCAGGAtgagtgtcattttttttttataattttacagcaaccgTAGAGCTCTCTGGGATCCACCTCCACCCTCACTTATCTTTTGCTAATGTCTTGACTCACTTGAGTCCCGCCAACCCCAACTGCCTTCCTTGTTGTCCTTCAAATATGCCATGGATGCCTTCGTCTTTAATCTCCACAGTGGCTGTTCACTCCTCCTTCAGCGTCCACACTCACCTCCATCACTGGGTTTTAATCTTTACTCAAATGTTACCTTCCTAAAAAGGCATGCCCATACAACTCTGCTAAAAACCACAACCAGTCTATGGTTTCCTCAGCACGTACaatctcctttttctcccttattatcttatttcttttttttttttttcagagctgggaaccgaacccaggaccttgcgcttgctaggcaagcgctctgccactgagctaaatcctcaacccctattTCTTATTGTaaattttctattctattttaatCTCCCTGGTTTGTGACAGAACTTATGCTTTTAGGTTGTCAGTCCTTTCCCGTTAAAACGCAAACTCCATTGGGATAAAGACCGATCCTACTACATAGTAACGTAACACTGGGACATTGCTTGAGTCACATAGCACATCCTCAGTAACATTCAACGGACAAAAGAATATCCTGGAATATGCTTAGaaatcaaatcagaaatgaaaccaaCACAGGAGTGGGTCTTTCtaaccctctctcccctccttgaTCCTAACCTCTGCTGGCAGTGTGACCTTCGACTCTTCACCTCACCTCTGCGGTGTGTGTGCTAGAAATGTCTATAATGGCCACATTCTCTATCTTCAAGATCCACTGGCCACAGGGAGCTACTGAACAATTGAAATGTGGCCTGTGCAATGGGTTTGTTTTATTCAAATAATCTCATATTCAAACGATCACACATATAACGAGTGGCTATATCATGGGATACTTAGGGTCTGTCTCATTAGACCAAGGAGGAGATGACTTATGTCAAGCACTCTGATGGCAATGACAGGTTTCAGTGTATGCTCGCTCCTCCCTGCCCAACACCGGGGCCAAAGTTCACAGAAGAGGACAGCCTTGCTGACTGTGGATAGGAGGAGCCAAATACTCATGCAAAAAGAACTAAAGGATGAACTAAAGGATGGTAAACACCCTTTCCAGCGTTGAGTCAGGACGTTTCTGGTGTCTTCAAAGCACTCAGAGAGGCCCTCTAAGACATTAGAGACCCTGTGGGGTCACCCGAGGAGCCTGGGTGTGACATCCAAGAAGTGTACAGCTACGCCCCAGACAGTTGCCTTCTTCAAGTGCAGTGCATTCTGTTACAGAGTGGAAATCACCTCAACCCCCTACAAGCAAGCCTTGAAATACGGACAATAACTTTCGAATTCCACAGTCCCTAATTAGGCTCATCACAAGGGCTAGGAATGCAAATAGCTTAGTATGAAAAGTTTGTAGAACTATGGAAGTACCTGGCATAAGGTTTGATAATCTCAAACACCTCAGATTCTCTGATCcatagatcttttttttaaacatttgtttttgtaattatttatgtgtatgcatgtagacaaacggacagacagacagacagagagcatgTGTTATTTGgttacctgtggaggccagaagaggtatCCAGTCTTCTGCATCTAGAGTTTCagtcagctgtgggtctctgggaaTAGgactgaggtcctctggaagagccacaagtactcttaaccactgagccccttaTCCAGCCCCAGGCCTCAGACCTTTAAAGCTACTGCCATAGAGACCCAGATTTTCAACTGGTCAAGATTTTATCATTAACAAGACCCAACCATCTTAAAAAGACTGAAATATGGCTGACAACCAGTCAGTGGTTACACAACGTAGCCCAAATCAAAGCCAAAGCCAAACACAGTCCTCTCAGGGGCTCGGCTTGAGAACTCACTACCTTGAAGTGTGTCAGTGGGGCACTAGTTTGGATGTGAACTGTCCCCACAGGCTCCTGTGTCTGACTACTTGGCCCCCAGATGGTGATATTAGTGGGGAGGAGGTAAGGACTTCTGGAGATAGAACTTCGCTGGAGGAGGTATCACTGGGAGACAGGCCCTCAGGTTTAGACTgaccctgcttcctgccctgcctgttTTGTCTTGTCTGCTGAGAGATGAACAAGCAGCCATCCTACCCTTCTGCACTGTGAAGCCGGCTACCTGTTGGCACACCTGTCATGCCATGCTAAACCATGTCACCTCAAAGcataaactcaaataaatcctCCTGTGGTTCCTTAAGTTCTTCTATCAGAAACTCTGTCAGCAGTGAGGAAAGTTAACGAACACACATCATTCAGTGGTGGCTCTAGAGTACACAGAGAGGGAAGCCCAAGACTTCTAGAACAGTCTTCAAAAGCCCACCCAGAGCCCAAATGAGTTCCCATGTTGGCATCTACATCTAGGCACATTAAACAACTTAATTTGTACTTGCTTATGTCTGCAGCATCAgctggagaaggagggggaggaggaggcaccaTGAGGTAGGCTTTGCCGGGAGAGTCCTGGTCCACGCCCATGCTAGGGAGCATTTTCCCACCTTCGCCACTTTTCTTGGTGATTGTTTTATCTCTAGGAGGAAGAATACATTCAGCTATTCAAGTAAAGGCAGGATAgggcctggtgagatggctcagcaggtaaaggtgtttgccactaaGTCTGAttatctgagttcaatccttgacAGAACGGGGACCTGAAAGttgacttctgacttccacatgggtATAGTGATGAGTATAATGAGTATACAGAAATGCCAATGGCTGTttttaaaggagggagggagggagcaaggaagagatggggagagagaaggagaagggagggaaagagggagggagggagggagagaaggaataaaggaggagagagcagatcCCAGGTTCCAATACCAAAGAGACAGActtaatattttacaattttacagAACATCCTTTGTCCACACCTTCATAGTTATCTACTTGCAAAAATGAAATAGTTAGTTAGGAGTCTGCCCTCCTTGGAACGAACTCACTAGTCCCTGTTGGTCCCCAAGAATCAATGGAGTACAAttcactctcctcttcctccGAAGAGTCTCTGATGATAAAGCAAACTATCTTTTTGCTTACTTTTCTCTACCCCTGCCAGGCTACTCTTACTGAATCTCCACTCAGCTTCCTTAGTCCTCAGGGCCCATCCTCCCCAGGTTCATTGCAAGTTCACCTCCCTTCTGCCTGACTTGCCGCACTTCCAACCTGCTAGGCTTTCTCCTCCTCTACTGAGCAGTTCTAGAGCTTTCCCACCTTTCTCAGGTCTGGGTTAACCCAGCCTGCAAGGGCAGGGCTTTGGCAGATTAAGCTATCACAGATTGGAATTCTGCTGTGCCCTGATCACTAACTACACCCAGGGTATGAGAGTTAGCTACGAACTAGAGACTACTCACTGGTTCCATGCAGATTCTACACTTCGCCCCACAATAAGATCTTTATTCTTTCTGCTGAAGAAGCCAAGCTAGAAGGCCTGGGGCACCTGATCCCACTAAAAACAACTTCCCCGTGCCGCTGAGAGGACGCCAGCTGAGAGAGGCTGGTTGGTAGTGAGAGCGAGCGTGCACAGAGCTGGTAATGAGGGCAAGGCCTCGGAATTTATTTATATGCTCTTCTCCTTTCAGGTGGGCATCAGGGAACAATAACCTCAGCCTTCTGTAAACCATACCTTCCTTGTGGTCTAAACCATGGGTGTCAATTGCCTGTGCATCTATCAGCCAaggtccccaacacccacatgtgtgcacactcagaaAGCACACAGACTTATCAATTCACAAATACTTTACTTCTAAGCACACGGGTGCACAGAGAACAATACTGCATGGAAGGCCATCTTCTAACATGATAACGTCTGTTCCTTTGGTCAGTTATCTTGTAAGATTTAGCAAGAATAGGGTGTCCAGGTTTCTAACTGTCAGAGCCAGCACTGGAAATGCCAGCAAAATGTCAACTCTGCTGCTTTTTCCTGTATCTTAATTATTTCAACCTGAGGTCTCttggagatgttttctttttagatcaCATCTCCTTACAAACCTatcaaacaaattttttttttcttttcggagctggggattgaacccagggccttgggcttgctaggcaagcgttctaccgctgagctaaatccccaaccccctatcaAACAAATTTACATGATAAAATTTGCTCCTTTTGTAAAGAGACCTGACCGAACCTCAACACAGTGGGGCCTACCGTGGCTAGTTGGGTGGCAATTTCAGTAGAGCCCCACCATTCTCCACAGAGATGCCATCCCCAAAGCTGACATCACAGGCATAGCAAATGAGGTGAATGTAAGTGCAgggagagctgggtgtggtagcacacagctttaatcccagcacacaggaggtagaCGTAGGAgtagctctgtgagtttgaggccagcctggtctacatagtgagtcccaggactgtcagagaccctgtatcagaaaacaaaaaccaaacagaccaAAACAGGGTGCCTAGTTAAATGTGAAGTTCAGATAAATGGCCAATTTGTAGTATATCATGCAGATGCATTTGAACTTACTTAAAAGTCAAATTCAACTGAGGTTTCTGTATTTTATGTGCCAAACCTACCATCAGAAGAATGCTCCTTGGCAGATGAAGACTCTTAGAGCTGAAACACTTCTATCATGTTATCAAAGATAAGGTGCCTTAGTGGGACATAGGGATGACTACGTagacctgatgacctgagttcaagccccagaatcctaggtagagacagacagactgaccaACTGACAGACAAGCAGgcgcatgcatgcatatatggatGCAAAACAATAAcacttaaagtaaaataaataaaccccctGCCCCCAATGATTTGAAGCCCACTCCACCACCCACAGGAGGGCTAAACACAGAGTACCATCACCTCTTGATGGGGCTGTGAAGAAGTTCTGTCCCGCCCAGCGGGTGGAAAAGTGTCAGCTTCGTCTCTCAGGTGCAGCTAAGAGGGCAGTGGGTGAGTCAATTCACAGGATCCCTGCTTCCCACAGCTCCTGCCAGACTCGCCGAGGCTCTGCTCGTCTCCCACCTACCTCACAAGCAAGCTAAAGAACCTTCAGGTACCTTGTGGCCATGGCTGTTCTACGCTTGTTCACCTCAGAGACCAGGTCAATGTTCAGGAAGTCAATCTTGCACACAGAGCTTTGCTGGACCATAGCCTCCTTCAGTCCAATGGAGGGTCTTAGATACACTGCACCTGGGAAGTGGACACGGGTTCTGGGGGTCAGGCTGGGTCCAACTTGGTGCGCTCTAAAGAGGGCTCTCATAGTCACATCTTCAAGATTTCATTCACCCTCCCCAACCAGGTCAAGAGGCAGCTAGATATTCCCTCAAACCTGGGAGTGGATGAGGGAAGGGCCCGGGCCTCATTGACTATTTAAACAAAACACATGTGCTTATTGCAACCACTAAATGAAGTAGCGGGTCAGCTACAACTAGccctgggaggggagagaacaggggcctgaagaaaagaattcaagTCCCCCTAGGTTGCTCAGTGGCCCTGTCTTATGAGGCGTCTCACCTATGGGTGCCAATCCAGGGGAACAATTTCTCCCCTGATAGCATGGAGACCTATCTTCCCAGAGCCCTTGCCTTCTAGGGGACAGGAAAGGGCTAAGGTAAAGCTGGGGTGCAGAGTTAGGTCATTTAAACCAACGTACACAGAGCTTAGATACCAGACGGCTGGCACTGGTAAGAGAGGAATGGGCATCCTCCTCATGGGGCAGTGCCGTACACCACAGGGCAGCCTTTTCCACATGTTTATTCGATAGCTACCATTTCTCCTGTATCCTAATTGCCACAAGAGAAGTGGGGCAACTGAACAAGAGTGAAGCTAGGAGATTTCACCAGGATGTACAGAACTTGAACCTGTGTCTATCTGATGTCAGAAATAACAGCTTTCTCTACAGCACGGGCAATCAACCTGCAGGTCGTGCTGTCATGTTCTGCCTTTCCTTAAGGAATAAAAGATCCTGCACACTACGCCCCACTCCAGTGGTCACACTGGTAATGTTACAGCATGAACTT
This is a stretch of genomic DNA from Rattus rattus isolate New Zealand chromosome 10, Rrattus_CSIRO_v1, whole genome shotgun sequence. It encodes these proteins:
- the Myoc gene encoding myocilin yields the protein MPALQLLFLACLVWGVGARTAQFRKANDRSGRCQYTFTVASPSESSCPREDQAMSAIQDLQRDSSIQHADLESTKARVRSLESLLHQMTSGRVPGTQEVQEGLQGQLGALRRERDQLETQTRDLEVAYNNLLRDKSALEEEKRQLEQENEDLARRLEGSSQEVARLRRGLCPSTHHPAQDMLPGSREVSQWNLDTMAFQELKSELTEVPASQILKNQSGHPRSKEGDKGCGVLVWVGEPVTLRTAETITGKYGVWMRDPKPTHPYTQETTWRIDTVGTGIRQVFEYSQISQFEQGYPSKVHVLPQALESTGAVVYAGSLYFQGAESRTVLRYELNTETVKAEKEIPGAGYHGQFPYAWGGYTDIDLAVDESGLWVIYSTEETRGAIVLSKLNPENLELESTWETNIRKQSVANAFVICGILYTVSSYSSVHATINFAYDTNTGISKTLTIPFKNRYKYSSMVDYNPLERKLFAWDNFNMVTYDIKLSEM